TGCGGTCGGTTTCACCGGTGCTGGGGTGGAGAAGGAGCACGCCGGTGCCGCCTGGTACCGTCTCCGGAGTGCCGTCTATCTCAAGCGTATACTCCATATTGCCGTGAACAACTTCCGGCACCGACTTAATAGTGCGGATGTTTGCGGGGCGTTCGCTCGCCGCGCGAAAAGACGACCCACGGAAGGGTTCGCTCGGCCACGATCCGATGCCCACGGATTTCGGCCGACCTAAACCTCTCCGTTCTTTCCTATTTAGGCTAGCCTAAAAAGACTGTCGGTCGATCCGTCGCCATCGGTTCGACTCGAATCGCCGTCTTTCCAAATCGGCGCCGACCCGACGCGGGTCGCGATGCCGAGTCGAACACGTTTTCCTCGCCCGGCGTGAGGACTCGCGTATGAGCGTTCGCGAGGAGTTCGACGAGTGGGCCGCGAGCGGCCGGGACAGAGGCATGGAAGACCGCCACTGGCACACCGCCAAGCACGCGCTCGCGCGGATGCCGGTCGAATCGGGCGACGTCGTCCTCGATCTGGGCTGTGGCAGCGGCTACGCCGGCCGCGCGCTGCGGGACACGAAGGACGCGGGCCGCGTCTACGGCCTCGACGGCGCGCCGGAGATGGCCCGCAACGCCGCGGAGTACACCGAGGATCCGGCGGTCGGATTCCTCGTCGGCGACTTCGACGAACTGCCGTTCGCCGACGACTCGATCGACCACGTCTGGTCCATGGAGTCGTTCTACTACGCCGCGGATCCAGCACACACCCTCGAGGAAATCGCCCGCGTCCTCCGACCCGGCGGCACCTTCTACTGCGCCGTCAACTACTACGAGGAGAACGTTCACTCCCACGAGTGGCAGGAGTTCATCTCGATCGAGATGACCCGCTGGGACCGCGACCGGTACCGCGAGGCCTTCCGCGAGGCGGGGCTACACGTCGCCGAGCAGGACAACATCCCCGACCGCGAAATCGCGATCCCCGCAGAGGGCGAGTTCCCGACCGATGATTGGGACACCCGCGAGGAGATGGTCGAACGCTACCGGGAGTTCGGCACGCTGCTGACCGTCGGCGTCGCTCCCTGACGCCCCGTCGGTAGTGACTGTTACTGTTCAGTTTCGGCGGTCTACGGAACGCTCGAGAGAGACTGCTCGAGAGGGACCGCTCGGCATGTGATGGCGCGCGCTGTGCCGCGACGAGTGAATACGAGTCGGAGGACAAAGCCGTGCGGGGGATGAGGACCGCAGCGACCAGCAGGAGCGAGGACCGCAATCGGTCGGGGAGGGCGAGGCGATTCCCCGTCGCCACGATAGCAGGGCGCTTCCGTTCGTCCCCGTCGACTATCGCCGCTTTATCTGCTATCGCCGTTTCGTCCGCTATCAGCACAGTTCTCGAAAGCCGTTACTCGGTTCTGTACGCCCCCGTTTCGACTCGAGCTATCCGCCGTTTGACAACCCCTTCGCTTCGACTCGAGATGCGTCGCTGTCTATCGATTTCCGAACTGTAACTCGACCCGAAACTGTCCGCGGGGTACGAAGTCACACAGCAGCCGGGGACACGCCGCCGTTACTCGAACCGCTCGCCGGCCGGAATCGCCACCTCGAGCCAGTTCTCCTCGGGCGGCAGCGGGCAGTCGAAGGTGTCGCTGTAGGCGCAAAACGGCGTGTACGCGAGGTTGAAGTCGACGACGATCTCGTCGCCGGTTTCCAGGTCGCGGTCCGGGGCCAGTTCCATGTACCGGCCACCCTGGTAGCTCTGCTGGCCCGTCGTCTTGTCCCGGAAGGGGACGAACAGCGGCTCTTCTTCGGGGCTCTCCATCTGGTAAGCGTTGAGTTCGAACGCGCCGTCCTCGAGGTCCTCGTCGTCACGCTCGAGGTCGAACTCGAGGGTCGCGACCCGCAGATACCGCATCTCTCGGCCCGCGGTCGTCTCCATCAGGACGACCTCGGGGTCGTCGTGAACCGTCGCGGTCGCGGCGACGCGGTAGTCCGGATCGGGATCGAAGTAGTCCAGACCGTCGAAGTCGTCGCGCTCTTCGGGCGGGATCGGCGACTGGGGGTGGTCCGCGAAGAACTCGTCTTTCTCGTCGCGTTTCGACTCGAGTTCCGCGCGCCACTGATCGACGTCGTCGAGAGTGCTCATAGCGTTCGTTAGGCGTCGCGACTGGAGTGCGTTGCGTTTGTCGACGGGGTTAGCCGCGACTGAGCAACAGCGCGATACCGGTCAGAAGCGGCAGCCAGAGCGCCGTCGTGAGAATTAGGCCGGCGACGCGGCGGGTCACGTTACCGGTTCCGTCTTCGACATAGAGAAAACACGCGGCGAGCGTCACGAGGATCAGCCCGAGGAGCGCGTTCGTCGTCCGGCGCTCGTCGAGCGGACGTCTCGATTCCGACACCGGCCGCTAACAGTTTACGGAATGATAAACCGGTTGCTGTGGCAGACGGAGACGAGACGAGGCATTCGGACTGTCTCCGCTCGAGTCGTCGTCGCTACTCCGCGATCGTCAGGACGCCGTTCTTCGCGGAGACGTCGCTGGCCTCCGGCGGGAGTTCGAACTCGAACTGGTCGCCGTCGGCGACGATGATCGCGGTCGAGCCGAGAACGTCCATCTCGAGGTCCGCGGCGGCGTTCCCGAAGTCGACGGCGATAACGCTGCCGTCGTCGTACTCGAACGTGCGGATGACCGCATCGTCTCGCTCGACGTTTTTGAGGGAATTGGGGACCTTCATTGTGTACCCGTGGGTAGGAGCCGAGCGGATTAAAGGGGCACGCCGGCAGCGTCCGGTTACCCGCCGTCGACGTAACGCTTATCGAAATTCCGGCGAACGCACCAGTATGTCACGGCGTTCGCGCCGGCCGCGACGGGTTCGACGGTCGCGGCGGGCTCGACGGTCTCGAGCGGAAACGGGAACGGAACCGGAACCGAGGACGAGCGCGGAGGCGGGCCGACGGCGATGACGGACCGTCGTCCTCCTCTCGTCTTCCTCGGCTCGCTCGCGGCGCTCTCGGCCGGCGTCGTCGCGCTCTCGCAGCTGACCGGCGTCGGCATGGTCGTGCTCGCGCCGCTGTACATGTTCACGCCGATGCTCGCGGGGATCGCGACCTGCCTCGTCGGCCCGCCGT
This portion of the Haloterrigena gelatinilytica genome encodes:
- a CDS encoding class I SAM-dependent methyltransferase, with product MSVREEFDEWAASGRDRGMEDRHWHTAKHALARMPVESGDVVLDLGCGSGYAGRALRDTKDAGRVYGLDGAPEMARNAAEYTEDPAVGFLVGDFDELPFADDSIDHVWSMESFYYAADPAHTLEEIARVLRPGGTFYCAVNYYEENVHSHEWQEFISIEMTRWDRDRYREAFREAGLHVAEQDNIPDREIAIPAEGEFPTDDWDTREEMVERYREFGTLLTVGVAP
- a CDS encoding DUF1684 domain-containing protein, whose translation is MSTLDDVDQWRAELESKRDEKDEFFADHPQSPIPPEERDDFDGLDYFDPDPDYRVAATATVHDDPEVVLMETTAGREMRYLRVATLEFDLERDDEDLEDGAFELNAYQMESPEEEPLFVPFRDKTTGQQSYQGGRYMELAPDRDLETGDEIVVDFNLAYTPFCAYSDTFDCPLPPEENWLEVAIPAGERFE
- a CDS encoding DUF7127 family protein, with amino-acid sequence MKVPNSLKNVERDDAVIRTFEYDDGSVIAVDFGNAAADLEMDVLGSTAIIVADGDQFEFELPPEASDVSAKNGVLTIAE